A single region of the Lactobacillus isalae genome encodes:
- a CDS encoding amidohydrolase family protein, producing the protein MIIDANVYWLPKEFFSEDGYLEQFLSEVNTGKDVKAIVENDDNDLHKIVIEQPIGQPSLDYFEKDYALNYMIAHLNKAKVKKAILKMPGCQEWLSLDLCKVYNRLLAKFVKNSQGRMVGLAVVPPYPTEENLKELDYAINELGLKGLQLSTHYGDGYLDNTVYREFFKYVDKLGIPVYIHHTPVPIEYNSIKDYENVRRAYGRCEDQIIAISREVYSTLFDDCPNLHLIHSMLGGGYFTYKTMLLPHDSGNGRFDTSKTEAIKQHMDQNIYYEMSHAQPWGTDNLEVAIKILGANKIIYGSSYPVKESWLINGPTMIKSLNIREKYKDKILEDNAINAYQL; encoded by the coding sequence ATGATTATTGATGCTAATGTATATTGGTTACCAAAAGAATTTTTTAGTGAAGATGGATATTTAGAGCAATTTTTGTCTGAGGTTAATACAGGTAAGGATGTAAAAGCTATAGTTGAGAATGATGATAATGATCTTCATAAGATTGTGATTGAGCAGCCAATTGGTCAACCTAGTCTTGACTATTTTGAGAAAGATTATGCCTTAAATTATATGATAGCTCATTTAAATAAAGCTAAGGTTAAAAAAGCAATTTTGAAGATGCCTGGTTGTCAAGAGTGGCTTAGCCTGGACTTATGCAAAGTTTATAATCGATTACTTGCTAAATTTGTTAAAAATAGTCAGGGGAGAATGGTAGGTTTAGCAGTAGTTCCACCTTACCCAACTGAAGAAAATTTAAAAGAATTAGATTATGCAATTAATGAATTAGGTCTAAAAGGGTTGCAGCTGTCAACGCATTATGGTGATGGATATTTAGACAATACAGTTTATAGAGAATTTTTCAAATATGTTGATAAGCTTGGCATCCCAGTGTATATTCACCATACTCCTGTACCAATTGAATATAATTCAATTAAAGATTATGAAAACGTTAGAAGGGCATATGGTAGATGCGAAGATCAAATAATTGCTATTAGTAGGGAAGTGTACAGTACATTATTTGACGATTGCCCAAATTTACATTTGATTCATTCAATGTTAGGCGGTGGATACTTTACATATAAGACAATGCTTCTTCCACATGATTCTGGCAATGGAAGATTTGATACTAGTAAAACTGAGGCAATAAAGCAACATATGGATCAAAATATCTATTATGAAATGTCACATGCTCAGCCATGGGGGACAGATAATTTAGAAGTAGCAATTAAAATTTTAGGAGCAAATAAAATTATTTATGGTTCTTCTTATCCAGTAAAAGAATCTTGGTTAATAAACGGACCAACAATGATAAAAAGCTTGAATATAAGGGAAAAATATAAAGATAAAA
- a CDS encoding neutral/alkaline non-lysosomal ceramidase N-terminal domain-containing protein, with product MLVGHGRVDITPKGEFYLLGYKTDLRNQPAAGIHDHIYINAILFHNEKGEECFIATGDLLEIEDIVAADIKQILSKKYDLPMENIIIGVTHDHHSVRDYHRTWEYGKFSQKYYDFFVASFVRAYEQCLKNLVPVKVEYGQDLVLGYYGNRDHKGKLSDNIVSVIKFMYNDKPIAGIVNLAVHSTVLGSSNRYLTADLAGNVCTQLKKKWGFYPLMLIGCAGDSSNRYQRQGRDFKELERVSVGLADKISQINANKVVDVDHGKIHSLTLAQEIINDKKTYDASLRELIASMKAHPEKSVGSQNVQNVIEKCESQLKQPQFHDILQMEIIDIGELRIFVFPGELASAGAKVLRASTNKTVLIAGYSNGFHYYFMQAQDYGLSFESIGNPVPAGTFEEIIAKFVNASHLLDEYAENCN from the coding sequence ATGTTAGTAGGACATGGAAGAGTTGATATAACTCCTAAAGGAGAATTTTATCTATTAGGTTATAAGACGGATTTAAGAAATCAGCCAGCTGCTGGAATTCATGATCATATCTATATCAATGCAATTTTATTCCATAACGAAAAAGGTGAGGAATGTTTTATTGCAACTGGTGATTTGTTAGAGATAGAGGATATTGTAGCAGCAGATATTAAGCAAATACTAAGTAAAAAATATGATCTGCCAATGGAAAATATAATTATTGGAGTGACACATGATCATCATTCTGTAAGAGATTATCATCGCACATGGGAATATGGAAAGTTTTCGCAAAAATATTATGATTTCTTTGTTGCGAGCTTTGTGCGAGCCTATGAACAATGTTTAAAAAATCTTGTGCCAGTTAAAGTAGAGTATGGACAGGATTTAGTATTAGGTTATTACGGTAATCGTGATCATAAGGGAAAACTATCGGACAACATTGTTTCTGTTATCAAATTTATGTATAACGACAAACCTATAGCAGGAATAGTTAATTTGGCCGTTCATTCAACAGTTTTAGGATCCTCAAATAGATATCTTACTGCTGATTTAGCTGGAAATGTTTGCACACAATTGAAAAAGAAGTGGGGATTTTATCCATTAATGCTAATCGGATGTGCTGGCGATTCAAGCAATCGATACCAACGACAAGGAAGAGACTTTAAAGAATTGGAGCGAGTTTCAGTTGGTTTAGCGGATAAGATCAGCCAGATTAATGCTAATAAAGTTGTAGATGTTGATCATGGCAAAATTCATTCGCTTACTTTGGCTCAAGAAATTATTAATGATAAGAAAACATATGATGCTTCATTAAGAGAGCTGATTGCAAGTATGAAGGCACATCCAGAGAAATCTGTTGGTTCCCAAAATGTTCAAAATGTAATAGAAAAATGTGAAAGTCAGTTAAAACAACCACAATTTCACGATATCTTGCAAATGGAAATTATTGATATTGGCGAGTTAAGAATATTCGTATTTCCTGGTGAACTTGCATCAGCAGGTGCAAAAGTTCTGCGGGCTTCTACTAATAAAACTGTTTTAATAGCGGGATATTCTAACGGTTTTCATTATTACTTTATGCAAGCTCAAGATTATGGTCTATCCTTTGAAAGCATTGGCAATCCCGTGCCAGCAGGAACCTTCGAAGAAATTATCGCAAAATTTGTAAATGCTAGTCACTTGCTAGATGAATATGCAGAGAATTGTAATTAA
- a CDS encoding beta-glucoside-specific PTS transporter subunit IIABC, with protein sequence MDYQALGKEILKDVGGPENVASITHCVTRVRFVLKDEGKANDKAIQSLNGVLQLVKQGGQYQVVIGPSVEKVYDAIIDAGKFPESVIGAGANSHNQNSNENKGWFNKALGLISTIFAPILGLLCGAGMIKAVLSILQVTHVISPTDGTYMILNALGDSVFYFFPVIIGWSAAKKFKLPVSYGIILGAILIYPTIIAAAGAKGLKTIFAGSIFALHYKDTFFGIPIALQNYSSSVIPAIILMWVAGYIYRYFKKVIPDVIKMVFVPFLTIMVAGILGLLVIGPVAMILQNMLSGFVIWLVGISKGLTGFFLGASWSILVMFGLHWAVIPFFAIDVAKYGYDVINPLIFAGALAVLGSTLGIAIRTKNKDTRTMSIAAAVSSFFGVSEPALYGVLVPRKWVMLTSFLGAGIGGAIAGFGGAKLYSFGANGILGLPCFINPKGVDTGFICLCLSGVVAFFFSLITALVIGDKKGSIEAISTKADEKKSKVAEVYAPCKGVAKDLTSVNDKVFSSLTMGDGIAITPTEGKIYSPVNGIVRVAYKTGHAIGIAGENGEELLIHIGIDTVNLNGKYFHSHVNQGMKVKRGQLLVDFDLEKIKEAGYDPTVMVIITKTDNLKSVTPNEMGPVNPENEILKVSLD encoded by the coding sequence ATGGATTATCAAGCATTAGGAAAAGAAATCTTAAAAGATGTTGGTGGCCCAGAAAATGTCGCAAGTATAACTCATTGTGTTACAAGAGTTAGATTCGTTTTAAAAGATGAAGGAAAAGCAAATGATAAAGCAATCCAAAGTCTAAACGGTGTACTGCAGCTTGTTAAACAAGGCGGGCAATATCAAGTCGTAATTGGACCAAGTGTTGAAAAAGTTTACGATGCAATTATTGATGCAGGTAAGTTTCCTGAAAGTGTAATTGGCGCAGGTGCAAATTCACACAATCAAAATTCTAACGAAAATAAGGGATGGTTTAATAAAGCATTAGGATTAATTTCTACTATTTTTGCACCAATTTTAGGCTTGTTGTGCGGTGCAGGTATGATCAAAGCGGTTCTTTCGATTCTGCAAGTTACGCATGTGATTTCTCCAACAGACGGAACTTATATGATTTTAAACGCTTTGGGCGACTCAGTATTCTATTTCTTCCCAGTAATTATTGGCTGGAGTGCAGCTAAAAAATTTAAATTGCCTGTATCTTATGGCATCATTTTAGGAGCAATTTTGATTTATCCAACCATTATTGCAGCTGCTGGTGCTAAAGGTTTAAAGACTATTTTTGCAGGCAGTATTTTTGCATTACATTATAAGGATACATTCTTCGGTATCCCAATTGCTTTACAAAATTATTCTAGTTCAGTTATTCCAGCGATTATTCTAATGTGGGTTGCAGGTTATATTTACCGCTATTTTAAGAAAGTAATTCCTGATGTCATCAAGATGGTATTTGTGCCATTTTTGACAATTATGGTTGCTGGAATTTTGGGATTACTTGTTATCGGTCCGGTTGCGATGATTTTACAAAATATGTTAAGTGGTTTCGTAATTTGGCTTGTTGGAATTAGTAAAGGATTAACTGGATTCTTCCTTGGTGCAAGCTGGAGTATCTTAGTTATGTTTGGTTTGCATTGGGCAGTTATTCCGTTTTTCGCAATCGATGTAGCAAAGTATGGATATGATGTGATCAATCCTTTAATTTTCGCTGGTGCATTGGCTGTTTTAGGTTCTACATTAGGTATTGCTATTCGTACTAAGAATAAAGATACTCGTACAATGTCAATTGCAGCTGCAGTTTCTTCGTTCTTTGGTGTAAGTGAACCTGCCTTGTACGGGGTATTAGTACCACGTAAATGGGTTATGCTTACTTCATTTTTGGGCGCTGGAATTGGTGGCGCAATCGCAGGTTTTGGTGGTGCAAAGTTATATTCTTTCGGTGCTAATGGTATTTTAGGATTGCCTTGTTTTATCAATCCTAAAGGAGTTGATACTGGATTTATCTGTTTATGTTTAAGTGGGGTAGTTGCCTTCTTCTTCTCTTTAATCACTGCTTTAGTTATTGGTGATAAAAAAGGTTCGATTGAAGCTATTTCTACTAAAGCTGATGAAAAGAAAAGTAAAGTTGCCGAAGTCTATGCTCCATGTAAAGGAGTTGCCAAAGATTTAACGTCAGTTAATGATAAAGTATTTTCTAGTTTAACTATGGGAGACGGTATTGCAATTACACCAACAGAGGGAAAAATTTATTCTCCTGTAAATGGGATTGTACGCGTAGCTTATAAGACGGGGCATGCGATTGGAATTGCTGGTGAAAACGGTGAAGAGCTTTTAATTCACATTGGAATAGATACAGTTAATTTGAATGGAAAGTATTTCCATAGTCATGTAAATCAAGGAATGAAAGTTAAGAGAGGACAATTATTAGTTGATTTTGATTTAGAAAAAATTAAGGAAGCAGGATATGATCCAACTGTTATGGTAATTATTACTAAAACAGATAATCTGAAGAGTGTCACTCCAAATGAGATGGGACCTGTTAATCCCGAAAATGAAATATTGAAAGTAAGTTTAGATTAA